Proteins encoded together in one Acidimicrobiales bacterium window:
- a CDS encoding NAD(P)/FAD-dependent oxidoreductase translates to MRGSRFDSAVVGSGPAGSIAALTLARAGASVALIDKAGFPRDKACGDLVGPRGVQLLVELGLESPDSSPMGDMVVVGPTGGRALLPARPGLAYPGEAWAVPRRILDARLRQAALDAGAEEVTARAGAVSSGPSGPAVITLDEGGTVEADVVIGADGAASRVAESAGLVDHERVLWGFAMRAYVEESVDLPYIAFWDPTPGRAFPGYGWIFPGADGRANAGLGLGTGSDRRAGARAARQLDAFLDHLRALGLVGAASPAPKSGRLGGWLKMGMVGTIPARGNVLLVGDAAGLVNPLQGEGIAQAMDSGRAAATAVVEHPAEAASRYVAHLRRTHLPYQGATAGVHAALVSSPRMVSLVGRLLTTPLVARTIGGGWGVYWNDLLDGAAPGGARRVARVADAVARALTVAGANRRWLRTALSTPVDQPGAVALGSPTS, encoded by the coding sequence GTGCGAGGTTCGCGATTCGACTCGGCGGTCGTCGGCTCCGGCCCGGCCGGAAGCATCGCCGCCCTCACCCTCGCCCGCGCCGGTGCGAGCGTCGCCCTCATCGACAAGGCCGGCTTCCCACGGGACAAGGCCTGCGGCGACCTCGTCGGGCCTCGTGGCGTGCAGCTCCTCGTGGAGCTCGGCCTCGAGAGCCCGGATTCGTCGCCGATGGGAGACATGGTCGTCGTCGGGCCCACCGGCGGACGCGCCCTGCTGCCGGCCCGTCCCGGGCTGGCCTATCCCGGCGAGGCCTGGGCGGTTCCCAGGAGGATTCTGGACGCCCGGCTGCGCCAGGCGGCCCTGGACGCCGGCGCCGAGGAGGTCACGGCCCGCGCCGGTGCCGTCAGCTCGGGCCCCTCGGGACCGGCTGTCATCACACTCGACGAGGGCGGCACCGTCGAGGCCGACGTCGTCATCGGCGCCGACGGCGCTGCCAGCCGCGTGGCCGAGTCGGCGGGGCTCGTCGACCACGAGCGGGTGCTGTGGGGCTTCGCCATGCGGGCCTACGTGGAGGAGTCGGTCGACCTGCCCTACATCGCCTTCTGGGATCCCACACCCGGGCGCGCCTTTCCTGGTTACGGCTGGATCTTCCCCGGAGCCGACGGCCGGGCCAACGCCGGGCTGGGGCTCGGGACCGGGAGCGACCGCCGCGCCGGCGCCCGAGCCGCCCGCCAGCTCGACGCCTTCCTCGACCACCTGCGAGCCCTCGGACTCGTCGGAGCCGCGAGCCCGGCGCCAAAGAGCGGACGGCTGGGTGGCTGGCTCAAGATGGGAATGGTCGGCACCATTCCTGCCCGCGGCAACGTGCTGCTCGTCGGCGATGCCGCCGGCCTCGTCAATCCCCTCCAGGGCGAAGGGATCGCCCAGGCCATGGACAGCGGGCGGGCCGCCGCCACGGCCGTCGTCGAGCACCCCGCCGAGGCCGCCTCCCGGTACGTAGCCCATCTCCGTCGGACCCATCTCCCCTACCAGGGGGCCACCGCGGGAGTCCACGCCGCCCTCGTGTCCAGCCCCAGGATGGTCTCACTGGTCGGCCGTCTCCTCACCACTCCGCTCGTCGCCCGCACCATCGGTGGAGGATGGGGCGTCTACTGGAACGACCTGCTCGACGGGGCGGCGCCCGGTGGAGCCCGCCGCGTGGCGCGAGTTGCCGACGCCGTGGCCCGAGCGCTCACTGTCGCCGGAGCCAACCGGCGTTGGCTGCGCACCGCCCTGAGTACCCCGGTCGATCAGCCCGGCGCGGTGGCGCTCGGCTCGCCGACCTCGTAG
- a CDS encoding class I SAM-dependent methyltransferase, producing the protein MLVRSRTEPNRFARELFNGLPGRYDALAELLSFGQNRRWRAAMVDRVANGAGAVHRGETVLDVATGTAGVALMLEERTGAGVVGIDLTEAMLRRGRENVSRRGRSAHIALLLGQGERLPFADASFAGLTFTYLLRYVADPAAAVAELARVVRPGGVVASLEFHVPSRAPWRSLWWLYTRLVLPVGGGALGGREWFEVGRFLGPSISRHYERYPDEWTLDAWRRAGLVDVGLRTMSLGGGVVMWGRKAGRAGD; encoded by the coding sequence ATGCTGGTGCGATCCCGTACCGAGCCCAACCGCTTCGCTCGCGAGCTCTTCAATGGGCTGCCCGGGCGCTACGACGCGCTGGCCGAGCTCTTGTCGTTCGGTCAGAACCGGCGGTGGCGGGCGGCCATGGTGGACCGAGTGGCCAACGGCGCTGGCGCGGTCCACCGGGGTGAGACCGTGCTGGACGTGGCGACGGGTACCGCCGGCGTCGCCCTCATGCTCGAGGAGCGCACTGGGGCGGGGGTCGTGGGCATCGACCTGACCGAGGCCATGCTGCGACGGGGGCGGGAGAACGTCTCCCGCCGGGGCCGGTCGGCGCACATTGCGCTGCTGTTGGGACAGGGCGAGCGGCTGCCGTTCGCCGACGCCAGCTTCGCCGGACTCACGTTCACGTACCTCCTTCGCTACGTCGCCGATCCCGCGGCCGCGGTGGCCGAGCTGGCCCGGGTCGTGCGCCCGGGGGGCGTGGTGGCCTCGCTGGAGTTCCACGTGCCCTCTCGAGCGCCGTGGCGGTCGCTGTGGTGGCTGTACACGCGGCTCGTTCTTCCCGTAGGGGGCGGCGCTCTGGGAGGGCGGGAATGGTTCGAAGTCGGCCGCTTCCTGGGTCCGAGCATCAGCCGGCACTACGAGCGCTACCCCGACGAGTGGACGCTCGACGCCTGGCGGCGGGCGGGGCTGGTGGACGTCGGCCTGCGAACCATGAGCCTGGGGGGCGGCGTGGTCATGTGGGGCAGGAAGGCCGGCCGGGCTGGTGACTGA
- a CDS encoding SRPBCC family protein, with protein sequence MPRSPYVIDFHRSYRFPVPPAAVWRSIEDVDHFPAWWGGWLGNFRVIGDGLKAGSVLDGTVSPPLPYRMHVQVTIDRCQQPERIEATVSGDLTGHALLTLTPADAGSEVQVAWTIEMRQRTMRAVARVAYPLLRWGHDRVVEATVAGFRQHLAATAT encoded by the coding sequence GTGCCTCGGTCCCCCTACGTGATCGACTTCCACCGCAGCTACCGCTTTCCGGTTCCGCCGGCCGCGGTATGGCGGTCGATCGAGGACGTCGATCACTTTCCCGCCTGGTGGGGCGGCTGGCTGGGCAACTTTCGGGTCATAGGCGACGGGCTGAAGGCCGGCTCCGTCCTCGACGGCACCGTGTCTCCCCCGCTGCCCTACCGGATGCACGTCCAGGTGACGATCGATCGCTGCCAGCAGCCGGAGCGCATCGAAGCCACGGTCAGCGGCGACCTCACGGGTCATGCCCTCCTCACGCTGACCCCGGCCGACGCCGGGTCCGAAGTGCAGGTGGCCTGGACCATCGAGATGCGCCAGCGCACCATGCGGGCGGTCGCCAGGGTCGCCTACCCGCTGTTGCGCTGGGGCCACGACCGGGTGGTGGAGGCCACGGTGGCGGGGTTCCGCCAGCACCTGGCCGCCACGGCCACCTGA
- a CDS encoding Hsp20/alpha crystallin family protein, whose product MLTRTDPFRELDRWAGHVWGGAPRGGVVPIDAYRRSDSVVVNFDLPGVDPGSIELTVERNVLTVKAERPGSHEKDDEVLVAERPTGQLTRRLFLGRSLDTDRVEANYDRGVLTLSIPVAEKAKSRRIEIGVSGAPGVEGAAQAA is encoded by the coding sequence ATGCTTACGCGTACAGACCCGTTCCGGGAGCTGGATCGTTGGGCCGGTCACGTTTGGGGCGGGGCGCCCCGCGGCGGCGTAGTACCGATCGACGCCTATCGGCGGAGCGACTCGGTAGTCGTCAACTTCGATCTTCCCGGGGTTGACCCCGGATCGATCGAGCTGACCGTGGAGCGGAACGTCCTCACCGTCAAGGCCGAGCGACCCGGATCCCACGAGAAGGACGACGAGGTCCTCGTGGCCGAGCGGCCCACGGGCCAGCTCACCCGCCGCCTGTTCCTCGGCCGGTCGCTCGACACCGACCGTGTCGAGGCCAACTACGACCGGGGCGTGCTGACCCTGTCGATCCCCGTGGCCGAAAAGGCCAAGTCGCGGCGGATCGAGATCGGCGTCTCCGGCGCCCCTGGCGTCGAGGGTGCGGCCCAGGCCGCCTGA
- a CDS encoding phosphoadenylyl-sulfate reductase: MERTAQLTISGVRRRPEALDDVDLADLNDRLETAAPVEVVRWAVETFGEGLCLSASMADAVLIDIATKVDPEIEVIFLDTQYHFPETLTTLERIWDRYNLNLRIMRPDVPVDDRWRTDVDGCCGVRRVDQLDKALEGKLAWMSGLRRTESASRADARILSLDRRGLVKVNPLATWSDLDVSGYIADHDVIVNPLVEQGYPSIGCWPCTRPVAEGEDSRAGRWADLEKLECGIHL, translated from the coding sequence ATGGAACGCACTGCACAACTGACCATCTCAGGCGTCCGCCGCCGCCCCGAGGCCCTGGACGACGTCGACCTCGCCGACCTCAACGACCGGCTCGAGACGGCGGCGCCGGTCGAGGTGGTCCGGTGGGCGGTGGAGACCTTCGGTGAGGGTCTGTGCCTCAGCGCCTCGATGGCCGACGCCGTGCTCATCGACATCGCCACCAAGGTCGACCCGGAAATCGAGGTCATCTTCCTCGATACGCAGTACCACTTCCCGGAGACCCTCACGACGCTCGAGCGCATCTGGGACCGCTACAACCTCAACCTCCGGATCATGCGTCCCGACGTCCCGGTCGACGACCGATGGCGCACCGACGTCGACGGCTGTTGCGGGGTGCGTCGCGTGGACCAGCTCGACAAGGCCCTCGAGGGCAAGCTGGCGTGGATGAGCGGCCTGCGCCGAACTGAGTCGGCGTCACGGGCCGACGCGCGCATCCTGTCGCTCGACCGACGGGGCCTGGTCAAGGTCAACCCGCTGGCGACGTGGTCCGACCTCGACGTGTCCGGCTACATCGCCGACCACGACGTGATCGTCAACCCGCTGGTTGAGCAGGGCTACCCCTCCATCGGCTGCTGGCCCTGCACCCGTCCGGTCGCCGAAGGAGAAGATTCGCGCGCCGGGCGGTGGGCCGACCTCGAGAAGCTCGAGTGCGGCATCCACCTATAG
- the cysC gene encoding adenylyl-sulfate kinase → MTAGTARPRSGVTVWFTGLPSSGKTTIARALERRLSADGFAVEALDGDVIRTHLTRDLGFTREDRDENVRRVGFVAELLSRHGVVVLCSFVSPYRAARDEVRARHLGRFFEVYVSTPPEVCAQRDVKGLYARARAGELTGMTGVDDPYEPPLAPELEIPAHLQTLEESVESVWNALHN, encoded by the coding sequence GTGACAGCGGGGACGGCGCGCCCGCGCTCCGGCGTCACCGTCTGGTTTACCGGCCTTCCGTCGTCAGGCAAGACGACCATTGCCCGCGCCCTCGAACGGCGCCTCTCGGCGGACGGCTTCGCCGTCGAGGCGCTCGACGGTGACGTCATCCGCACCCACCTCACGCGCGACCTGGGGTTCACGCGAGAGGATCGAGACGAGAACGTCCGCCGGGTGGGTTTCGTGGCCGAGTTGCTCTCTCGCCACGGCGTCGTAGTGCTCTGCTCGTTCGTGTCGCCCTACCGCGCCGCCCGAGACGAGGTACGGGCGCGCCACCTGGGGCGGTTTTTCGAGGTCTATGTCTCGACGCCGCCCGAGGTATGCGCCCAGCGCGACGTCAAGGGCCTGTACGCCCGCGCCCGAGCCGGAGAGCTGACGGGCATGACCGGGGTCGACGATCCCTACGAGCCCCCCCTGGCACCCGAGCTCGAGATCCCTGCCCACCTCCAGACCCTGGAAGAGTCCGTGGAGAGCGTATGGAACGCACTGCACAACTGA
- a CDS encoding glycosyl hydrolase family 18 protein, translated as MRRLRQSVRLTPARRRHLRAAPVWAGAAAVPVGVVMLAMSLNRVQDPGPQQPFAVGAVQRPIAGMEATAPSTALSPATMMPTAAPPAITATPALRPHELFGFAPYWTLPMAGGFDLRDLTTVAYFGVDVAPDGSIIGSGDGWAGYQSQDLAQLISAAHLAGARVVLTAKSFDQTTLDRLSSDPTAADRLGSQLVQAIEAKAMDGANLDLEGLGGADRAGVARLVGSVSARLHAVNPHWQVTVDTYASSASNANDFFDVPALARETDGLFVMAYDMESSGAASPTSPLSYYAANVAQSMSAYRSAAPPGKIILGLPFYGYDWPTADNAPNAPAAAGPAAVAYSRIRAAGLPTYWDPRGSVPWTAYQVGGQWHEAYYDNPQSLAMKAALADADGLAGVGIWALGMDGNDSAMMAALLGRARPLKLPTGPSTLSSSMPPPAAPPPAAAPGGGPSAPPPPPSSPSYPPPSSPPPSGGGSPPSGGGSPPTSSPFPRVSVP; from the coding sequence ATGCGTCGTCTCCGCCAGTCGGTCCGCCTGACTCCGGCCAGGCGTCGTCACCTTCGCGCCGCGCCGGTGTGGGCTGGGGCGGCGGCGGTGCCAGTGGGCGTGGTCATGCTGGCGATGTCGCTGAATCGGGTGCAGGACCCAGGACCACAGCAGCCGTTCGCGGTGGGCGCTGTCCAGCGTCCGATCGCTGGGATGGAGGCGACGGCGCCGTCGACAGCTCTGTCCCCAGCGACGATGATGCCGACAGCGGCGCCGCCCGCCATCACGGCGACACCCGCGCTCCGGCCGCACGAGCTGTTCGGCTTCGCTCCGTACTGGACGCTGCCGATGGCCGGCGGCTTCGATCTGCGGGACCTGACGACCGTGGCCTACTTCGGCGTCGACGTCGCTCCCGACGGCTCCATCATCGGGAGCGGTGACGGCTGGGCCGGCTATCAGAGCCAGGACCTCGCCCAGCTGATATCGGCGGCGCACCTTGCCGGCGCCCGGGTCGTGCTCACGGCGAAGTCGTTCGACCAGACGACCCTCGATCGACTGTCGTCGGACCCGACGGCCGCGGATCGTCTGGGCTCGCAGCTGGTCCAGGCGATCGAGGCCAAGGCCATGGATGGGGCCAATCTCGATCTCGAAGGACTGGGCGGCGCCGATCGCGCCGGCGTGGCGCGGCTCGTGGGCTCGGTGTCAGCCCGGCTGCACGCGGTCAACCCTCACTGGCAGGTCACGGTCGACACTTACGCGAGCTCGGCGTCGAACGCGAACGACTTCTTCGACGTGCCGGCGCTGGCTCGAGAGACGGACGGACTGTTCGTCATGGCCTACGACATGGAGAGCTCGGGCGCCGCCAGCCCGACCTCCCCGCTCAGCTACTACGCCGCCAACGTCGCACAGTCGATGTCGGCCTATCGCTCGGCGGCTCCGCCCGGGAAGATCATCCTCGGGCTGCCGTTCTACGGCTACGACTGGCCGACGGCCGACAACGCGCCGAACGCTCCGGCCGCGGCCGGTCCGGCGGCCGTGGCCTACAGCCGTATTCGCGCCGCTGGCCTGCCCACCTACTGGGACCCGAGGGGCTCGGTGCCCTGGACCGCCTACCAGGTCGGGGGCCAGTGGCACGAGGCCTATTACGACAATCCCCAGTCCCTCGCCATGAAGGCCGCCCTGGCCGACGCTGACGGCCTGGCCGGAGTGGGAATCTGGGCCCTGGGGATGGACGGCAACGATTCGGCCATGATGGCCGCCCTGCTGGGTAGGGCTCGCCCCCTCAAGCTGCCGACCGGCCCATCCACGCTCTCCTCGTCGATGCCGCCCCCGGCGGCACCTCCTCCGGCTGCGGCCCCCGGGGGTGGGCCGTCTGCGCCACCGCCGCCGCCATCGTCACCCTCGTATCCGCCGCCGTCGAGCCCACCGCCGAGTGGGGGCGGTTCTCCGCCGAGTGGTGGCGGTTCGCCGCCGACCTCCTCGCCGTTCCCCCGGGTATCGGTCCCGTAG
- a CDS encoding MFS transporter, with product MRAGARSTAVHQDRYKWTALSNTTLGVFIVLINQSIVIISLPSIFRGIYLDPLQPANIGYLLWLLMGFLVVTAVLVVTFGRIGDIFGRVRMYNAGFLVFTIASIGLSVVPSTGSAGALELIFGRVIQGVGGALLIANSTAILTDAFPQEERGMALGINMVAGIAGGFIGLIVGGLVSEIDWRLVFLVSVPVGVFGTVWAYLKLKDVSERVKARTDWWGNASLAAGLVAILVGITYGIQPYGGHSMGWTNPMVVAEIGGGVALLLLFAWIETRVPEPLFDLALFRIRAFSNAGAANLLSAVGRGGLQFMLIIWLQGIWLPLHGYSFERTPLWAGIYMVPLSVGFLLTGPAAGFLSDRFGNRLFSVGGMVLAAASFALLMLLPTNFGYVGFAFLLFLNGIGNGLFAAPNTTSIMNSVPAAQRGAASGVRATFMNTGFVLSIGIFFSLMIVGLASRLPAAMHAGLVAQGVPAADASRVAGLPPVGSLFAAFLGFNPMQTLLGPHVLSALPASKAAFITGKSFFPSLISAPFHFGLMIAFSTSAVMCSVAAVASWRAGSGRDPTGRRPEPAIDELAAAETEAWVGA from the coding sequence TTGCGAGCAGGGGCGAGGTCAACAGCGGTCCATCAGGATCGCTACAAGTGGACGGCGCTGTCGAACACGACCCTCGGCGTCTTCATCGTCCTTATCAACCAGTCGATTGTCATCATCTCGCTCCCTTCCATCTTTCGCGGCATTTACCTCGACCCGCTGCAACCCGCCAACATCGGCTACCTGCTCTGGCTCCTCATGGGGTTCCTCGTCGTCACTGCGGTGCTGGTCGTGACCTTCGGGCGCATCGGGGACATCTTCGGACGCGTACGGATGTACAACGCCGGCTTCCTGGTGTTCACGATCGCTTCCATCGGCCTGTCGGTGGTGCCCAGCACGGGATCCGCCGGTGCCCTCGAGCTCATCTTCGGGCGTGTCATCCAGGGCGTCGGAGGCGCATTGCTGATCGCGAACTCGACGGCGATTCTCACCGACGCCTTCCCGCAGGAGGAGCGGGGGATGGCCCTGGGCATCAACATGGTGGCGGGCATCGCCGGCGGGTTCATCGGCCTGATCGTCGGGGGGCTGGTCTCCGAGATCGACTGGCGACTCGTTTTCCTCGTGAGCGTGCCCGTCGGGGTGTTCGGCACGGTATGGGCGTACCTGAAGCTGAAGGATGTCAGCGAGCGGGTGAAGGCCCGGACGGACTGGTGGGGCAATGCCTCCCTGGCGGCGGGTCTGGTCGCCATCCTGGTGGGCATCACGTATGGGATCCAGCCCTACGGAGGCCACTCGATGGGCTGGACCAACCCGATGGTGGTGGCCGAGATCGGTGGCGGAGTGGCGCTCCTGCTCCTGTTCGCCTGGATCGAGACCAGGGTGCCGGAGCCCCTGTTCGACCTGGCCCTGTTTCGCATACGAGCCTTCAGCAACGCCGGAGCCGCCAACCTCCTCTCGGCGGTGGGTCGCGGGGGGTTGCAGTTCATGCTCATCATCTGGCTCCAGGGGATCTGGCTGCCCCTTCACGGCTACAGCTTCGAGCGGACGCCGCTGTGGGCAGGGATCTACATGGTCCCCTTGAGCGTCGGGTTCCTGTTGACCGGACCTGCGGCCGGCTTCCTGTCCGACCGGTTCGGCAATCGACTGTTCTCGGTGGGGGGCATGGTGCTGGCGGCGGCCTCGTTCGCCCTGCTCATGTTGTTGCCGACCAACTTCGGCTATGTCGGGTTCGCCTTCCTGCTGTTCCTGAACGGGATCGGCAACGGGCTCTTCGCGGCTCCGAACACCACGAGCATCATGAACTCGGTGCCGGCCGCCCAGCGCGGCGCGGCATCTGGTGTGCGGGCGACGTTCATGAACACCGGGTTCGTGCTGTCGATTGGTATCTTCTTCTCACTCATGATCGTCGGGCTGGCCTCTCGTCTTCCTGCTGCCATGCACGCCGGTCTCGTTGCCCAAGGAGTGCCTGCGGCCGACGCCTCCAGGGTGGCGGGGCTGCCGCCGGTGGGGAGCCTCTTCGCCGCCTTCCTCGGCTTCAACCCGATGCAGACCCTGCTCGGGCCCCACGTGCTGAGCGCGCTGCCCGCCTCGAAGGCGGCGTTCATCACTGGAAAATCGTTCTTCCCCTCGTTGATCTCGGCGCCGTTCCACTTCGGCCTGATGATCGCCTTCAGCACGTCAGCGGTGATGTGCTCGGTCGCGGCGGTGGCGTCGTGGCGGGCCGGCAGCGGCCGGGATCCGACAGGCCGTCGTCCGGAGCCGGCGATCGACGAGCTGGCCGCGGCCGAGACCGAGGCGTGGGTCGGCGCATGA
- a CDS encoding MerR family transcriptional regulator codes for MATRAGVSSRTLRYYEELRLLAPSGHSAGGARRYTEDDLARLLRIRELQEVMGFDLEEIGVILGAEDRLAELRTEWRGGPHPERQEAILAEAIKINDRLRQQVREKRAKLDEVMAELEANARRYRDLARRSRTPG; via the coding sequence ATGGCGACGCGCGCGGGTGTCTCGTCCCGGACGCTGCGGTACTACGAGGAGCTGCGACTGCTGGCGCCGTCGGGCCACAGCGCCGGCGGCGCGCGCCGGTACACCGAGGACGACCTCGCCCGCCTGCTACGCATCAGGGAGCTGCAGGAGGTCATGGGCTTCGACCTCGAGGAGATCGGCGTCATCCTCGGCGCCGAGGACCGGCTTGCCGAGCTGCGCACGGAGTGGCGGGGCGGGCCTCACCCCGAGCGCCAGGAGGCGATCCTCGCCGAGGCGATAAAGATCAACGACCGACTCCGTCAGCAGGTCCGGGAGAAGCGGGCCAAGCTCGACGAGGTCATGGCCGAGCTCGAGGCCAACGCCCGCCGCTACCGGGACCTCGCCCGCCGGTCGCGGACGCCAGGCTGA